The region GCGGCGGCACCGGCACCGCGAACATCAAGTCCCACCACAACGTCGGCGGGCTTCCCGACGACCTCAAGTTCCGGCTCGTGGAGCCGTTGCGCACGCTGTTCAAGGACGAGGTGCGGCGGGCCGGCGAGGAGCTCGGCCTGCCCCCGGCGATGGTCTGGCGTCAGCCGTTCCCCGGGCCCGGCCTCGGCATCCGCATCATCGGCGAGGTCACCCGCGAGCGCCTCGACCTGCTGCGCGAGGCCGACGCCATCGCCCGCGAGGAGCTGACCCGCGCCGGTCTCGACCGCGACATCTGGCAGTGCCCGGTCGTGCTGCTGGCCGACGTCCGCTCGGTCGGCGTTCAGGGCGACGGCCGCACCTACGGCCATCCGGTCGTCCTGCGCCCGGTGACCTCCGAGGACGCGATGACCGCCGACTGGTCGCGGGTGCCGTACGACGTGCTGGCCCGGATCTCCACCCGGATCACCAACGAGGTGCGCGAGGTCAACCGTGTGGTGCTCGACGTGACGAGTAAGCCGCCGGGCACCATTGAATGGGAGTAATCCGAGATTCGGCGAGCCTCGCCTGACAACCCGTCGCTGGTTGTCAGGCGAGGCGGTTTAGTCTCCGGTGGCTTATTCGGGCTGCCCCGAATTTCCCCATTTCCCTGTGACGATGGCGCTGAACACCAGACAGGCGAGGCAGAGCAGGGGGCTTGGCAGGAGTCCGCATAGAGCTGAGGCGACATAGGCAAAGCGTGCTCGCATCACCTGTCCCTTGTACAGTTGGACCGTCCCAACGATCAGCAATGCGGCACCAATGGGGTGCACTATGGCATAGATGATGTTGAGTGCATTCGGCCCGGCCCCGGCCTCTCTGATGATCCGCCCATCGGCGTAGATCAACTCCAGGCCGTTGAGATGTGCGAACCCAAGCAATGCGGTGTGCAGATGAAGGGCTACGAGAACGATGGTGCCGCCGATAACTAAACCGCGCCTCGTTTTACCGGTCGCCTGGGTCCGCATCTCACAGCCCCTTAACAGTAGTGGTAGATCGTGCCGCTGGCACCCGCTCGATGGTCACAGGTGCCATCGTTGTGTCCCCAAATGTACAGGGTCAAGGAGACCCTCGGGAGGGGAGTGTAATTATTGTCGAAGGTACCTCTGGCGATGTGATCGACCCCACCGGGAGTGTAGGTCCCGAGCTTGTAGGGCACGAAATCGTTCCGTGTACACCCGCCATTCGACCAACCCAGGGCCGCTCCCCAAGAGGTTACGTCAGGGTTACAACTTCCTGACCAGTTGCTGACGTGCTTGCCGTCATAGCACCAGTTGAGCGTGGAGGTGAAGACCAGCGACTCCGGCGTTCCGTACGATTCTCTGATGGTGCCGCTGTGGGTGCACTTTGCGGCTGCCGCAGAGGAAGATGAAAGAGTGCTTGAAGAAGCTTCGTCCTTTGCCGGAATGATGGTTGTCTTGACGGTAGCGTTCTTCAATGCCAGTTCCGGGTGGCACCTGTAGAGCGCTGCTTGCTCCGAGGTGAGCCGGCCTGCTGCAACGAGATCGCCAGCGACCTTGTCGTAATAGGCGAGTTCATCGGCAGTCCTGGCGACGCACCCTGATGTGGGCGAAGGGGTCTCATCTGCAGAAGCCGGGCTGACATGCGCTGTCGTGGCGAGGGTTGCGAACAGCACCGCGAGTAGCGGTAGAACTCTCTGAAGGTAAGCCCTAGGTCTTGCTGTGGGCATGCGGTATCCTTCCTCGTGCATCGATTGATATGCCGCCACGGGCGGGTAAGGCAGGCAACGCCCCCGTCCGTGGCGATAACTAGAGCATGGCTAGTTAAAGATGTTCACCCCGTTCAGTCCTCGTTAGCCCCGTGTGTCTGCCGCGCCCGAACTCGCGAGGGTGAGGCAGACAAGGGAAGCGTAAAGGGTTAGCCACCTTTGTGGTAACCAATTTCAGTCAATCTGAATGTTTCGGTCGATATGCCGGGCAAGTGCCGCCCTATTTGAAGCTGAACCAAATTGCGGACATGCTTAGTTTGGGGATGAGGTGACCGAATTTCGGTTGCATGCCCCGGCGGGTGGCTTCACCGTGTGCCTCGATCGCGGCTGCTGCGCCTGCCAATGTCGGAGTCACTCACGCATGTCATGGCGAACGGGAGAGGGATGTAGCCCGAATCTTTCGGTGTGATATCCGGTGGGCGGGTAGTTTAGGGCGGTGTTCACCTCTCAGTCCGATACCGACCCGTCCGTTCCGCAGGGCTCATCGGTCCCAGCGCCCGTCACCGATGGCTCGCCGTCACCGCCGGCCACCCATGCCCAGGTGAGCACCGCTGGCACGCGGCTCGGCCGGCTGGCCTGGCTCGACGCGCTGCGCGGGATCGGCGCGATGGCGGTGGTCGGCGAGCACGCGCTGCCCTGGGTGATGCCGTCGCTCCGCCCCTACTGGTTCAGCCTCGGCATGTACGGCGTGCTGGTCTTCTTCCTGGTCAGCGGGTACATCATCCCCGCGTCCCTGGAGAAGAGGGGCGACGTCGGCGCGTTCTGGATCAGCCGGGTCTTCCGGCTGTATCCCCTCTATCTGCTGGTGATCGCCTTCGTGCTGGTCATGGCGGTCTGGGTGCCGGTGCGCCAGGAGGTGCCCCGCCATCCCTCGGCCGTGGCCGCGCACCTGAGCATGCTGCTCGACGTCGTCCACATCGGCGCCGTCGCCGACCCGATGTGGACGCTGTCGTACGAGATGGTCTTCTACCTGCTGGTGACCGCGTTGTTCGCGGGCGGGATGCACCGGCGCAGCGGAACGCTGGCGATCGTCTTCGGGGTGGTCGCGGTCGCCGCCGGGCTGGTGCTCTCGGCGCCGCTGCTGCCCGGCCACTGGCCGGCCGTCGTCGCCGGCGTGGTGTTCGTCGCGGGCCTGGCCTGCCTGATCACCGGCCGGTTCCGCACCGTCGCGGCGTACGCGCTGGGCCTGATGGCGCTCGTGCTCCTGCTCTTCGGCAGCTTCGTGCCGTGGTTCGGCGCGGCCATCCTCGCGGTGATGTTCACGGGGACGGCGCTGTACCGCTGGGAGCGGGGCACGGCCGGGCTCGGCCCGGTCGCGGCCGCGGCGGTCCTCGTGGCCGCCGCGCCCGTGTGGTCGGCGCAGGCCGGTTGGTGGTGGGTGCAGCCCGGCGTCTGGATCACGACGATCGCGCTCGCCGGGGCGACGTTCGCGATCGGGATGGCGCTGCGCGGCAGGCGCGTCCCCGGCGTGCTGACCTGGCTCGGCCTGATCAGCTATTCGGTGTACCTGCTGCACCATCCGCTGCTGAAGTATCTCAACGCCCTCGTCGGGGACCTGAAGTCGGTGCCGGACACCGGCCGGGCGGCCCTCGCGCTCGGCTACCTCGCGGTGATGCTCACGCTGAGCTGGCTGACCTACCGCTTCGTGGAGTCGCCGGCCCAGCGCCTGGGCCGGCGGATCACTCGACGATCATCGTCACCGAGTCACGCGTCGGGTCGGGATATACCTGTCCCGGGATGAGCTCCTCGCCCTCCAGCAGGGTGGACACGGTGACGAAGTGGTAGCCCTGGGCGGTCAGCTCCTTGAGCACCTTCGGCAGCGACTCGACGGTCTCCTTGACCGTCTCGTGCATCAGGACGACCTCGCCCTCCCCGGCCACCTCCAGGGCCCGTGAGGTGAGGAAGCCGACGTTCCGGTAGTCCTTGATGTAGTCCTTCGTGGCGGTGGTGCCCGGGATCTGGATGAGCCCGAACTTGGCGGTGATCTCCTCCACGCCGCCGTTGCGCAGCCCGCCGGGCGCGCGGAAGAGCACCGGCGCCTTCCCGACCGTCTTCTGGATGATCCGCTGGGTGTCGCCGATCTTCTTGTTGATCTCGGCGTACGTGAGCTCGGTCAGATATCTGCCGTCCCACGAGTGGTTGCCGATCTCGTGGCCGGCCTTGGCGATGCCCTGGGTGAGCTTCGGGTGCTTCTTCACCTCGGAGCCGATGAGGAAGAACGTGGCCTTCGCCTTGTACTTGGCGAGGGTCTTCAGCAGCGTCTGGTTGTACTGACCCGGACCGTCGTCGAAGGTCAGGGCGATGCACTTGTGGGTCGCGCAGAACGGCTCACGGGCCGCGCGAGCGTGGGCGGGGACGGGGAGGGCGGCGGCCGTCGCGAGAGCGCACGCGACCGCGAGGGGGATCAGACGACGTACGGCCATGGGGGGTACTCCTCGGAAATCTACAAGGCGGCATCGTAACGCGTCCGCCGCCACTTCCTCCCCTCCAGTCCGGTTCGGGCATGCAAATCCGGCATCCGGTTTCCGTGCCGGGAGCCGGCAAACCTTCGGCCAAGGAAGGGACTAAGGCGGCTCCGCCGGGGACGCGGTTCGCGATGCTGGGCCGGTCGGATGAGAAACCGCGCAGCGTGAGGAGGGCGGGTGAGGCGAGCCGCCACCCGGTCGGCGTGGGGGACGTGGATCGGGTTCGAATCCTGTCCGTCGCTGCTCGGCCGCCTCGTCGAGGGCTTCTCCGGCCCGTGGACGCCGCTGGAGGACCTTCCCGTCCCCGCGCCCACGCAGGAGACCGCGCCCACGCAGGAGACCGCGACCTCCCGGGGGACGGGGCGCGGGCGGAAGACGGGGGGCGTGCGGGAGGCGGTGTCCGCACGGAAGACCGTGCCCGTGCTGGAGACGGGGTGCGTGGTGCTCGCGGCGCGGTCCCCGGCCGACCTGCGCAGGGCCGTGCCCCTGCGGGTCCTGCTGCCGCGGGCGCCGCGCGTGCGGATCGCCGTCGCGGACGTGCCGCCCTGGGCGGGCCGGCCGCTGCCGGCCGCCGGGCAGGCGTCCTGCTGGCGCCTGCTGACCGGGCTGCGGGTCGCCCGCCGCGGGCGCGGCTGGCACCTGGAGGCCGCCTTCGCCGAGCCCGTCGCCGCCGGGGAGATCCTGGCCCACGTCGCGTACGGCCTCTTCGGCACGGCCGGGACCACCACGCCCGTGGCCGGGCTGCTGGGCGCGGGCACGGCCGACTGGCGGCCCGGCGACGCCAACGCCACCCTCGCGCCCGCGGGCGGCCCGGTGCCGGACCGTCGTGACGCCCCGGGCTGCGACCTGCCGGTGCGCGCCGGCGCCTCCCGCGTCCCGCCGGTGGACGAGGCCGTCGTCAACCCGATCGGGTTCCGGCCGCACCCCGAGGAGGGGGTCGCGGAGCTCACGCCGCACCGGGACGGGTTCGCCGTCATGTGCGGCTCCGCGACTCTCGTACGGCTGCCGCCCGGCGGGCGCGTCACGGACGTGGACATCGCCCGCCTGCGCGACGTCCGCGGGGTCGCGGTGCCCACGTCTGCAGCGCTCATCTCTGCCGGGTCCGCTTCTGCCGGGTCCACATCCTCTGGGCCCACGTCCGCCGGGTCCGCTTCTGCCGGGCTCGCGCCGGTCGTGGCGCGCGTCGTGGCCGCGCTGGCGGCCGCGGGGGTCCCGGTGCTCGCCGAGCCCGACCCGGCGCGCGACGAGGCGCTCGGCTCCGCGGTCGCCGCCGTCCTCGCCACCGTGACCACCGAGGCGCTCGCGTGCGACCTGCGCCGCGAGGAGATCAGCATCCGGCTGCGCAGGACCGCGCTGCGTGAGCACGGCTCCGCCGCGTGCTGGCGGCGGCTCGCCGTGGGGTCCGGCCTGTCCGCGCCGCCGCAGCCACGGGTGTCGATCCTGCTCTGCACCCGCCGCCCGGAGATGCTCCCGTTCGCGGTGGAGCAGATGGAGCGCCAGCGCGGCGTGACGGCCGAACTGATCGTGGGGCTCCACGGCTTCACCGCGCGGGAGGCGCCGCTTCCCCGCACGTCGTTGCCGGTCACCGTGATCGAGGCGCCCGCGACGACGCCGTTCGGCGAGGTCCTGAACCGGATGGCGGGCGCCGCGTCCGGGTCCTACCTCGCCAAGGTGGACGACGACGACTGGTACGGCCCCGGCCACCTCGCCGATCTCCTGCTCGCCCGGCTCTACAGCGGCGCCGACCTGGTCGGGTCGGCCGCGGAGTTCGTCTATCTGGAGCAACTCGACGTGACGATCAGGCGGTGCATCGGCACCGAGCGCTTCGCGCCGCTGGTGGCCGGGGGGACGATGCTGGTCACCCGGGCCGCGTTCGAGGCGGCCGGCGGCTTCCGGCCGCTGCCGAGGACGGTCGACGGCCAGCTTCTGCAGGCCGTCGAGGCGGCGGGCGGCCGGATCTACCGCACCCACGGGTTCGGCTACCTGCTGCGCCGCCGCAGCGCGTATGGCCACACCTGGCGGCAGCCGGTGCAGTCGTTCCTCGCGTCCTACCAGGAGCAGTGGCGCGGGCTGGTCTTCAACGGACTGATGAAGGACGGTGCCCCATGGCGGGCGGAGGTGAGGACGTGACGGGGGGCGTGCGCATCCCGCTCAACGACTACGGGGTGCTCGGGCAGCCGCCGGCGCCGGGGGAGTGGACCCCCACGCTCACGGTGAGCGTGGTCATCCCCGCCCACCGCGCGGAGCACACGCTGCCGCTGACGCTGGCGAGCCTGGCCCGGCAGACCTACCCGGCCCACCTGACGGAGGTCGTGGTGGTGGACGACGGCGAGCGGCCCGCCCCGTCGCCTTCACCCGACGCCCGGCCTTCACCCGACGCCTGGACCGCGCCATCCGGCTGGAGTGTGCCGTCCGCCTGGCCGGTGCCGGAACGGCTGCGCGTGGTCCGCCCGCGCGCCGGCGCGTGGGGGAGGGCGAGCGCCTGCGCGGCCGGGGCGGAGGCGGCCGAAGGCCAGGTGATCCTTTATCTCGACGCCGACCTCGTGCTGTTCCCCGAGCACGTCGAGGCGCAGATGCGCTGGCACCACCTCGCGGACCACCTTGTCGTGCTCGGGCATCTGAGGTTCGTGCCGGGCCTGGACGAGATCCCGGCGAGCGAGGTGCTCGCCGCCGTCGAGGCGGGCGCGGTGGACAAGCTGTTCGCCGAGGAGGACACCACCCCGCAGTGGACCGAGGGGCGCTGGGACCAGACCGACGATCTGCGCGCGGCGGGCTTCACCGCGTTCTCCGTCATGGTCGGGGCGACGGCGTCGCTGCCCGCGGCGCTGCTGCGGGCCGCCGGGGGCCTGGACGCGTCACTCGTCCTCGGCGAGGACACCGAACTGGGCTACCGGCTCGCCCAGGCGGGGGCCGTCTTCGTGCCCGACCGCGGCGCCCGCTGCTGGCATCTCGGCCGCTCGACCGTGATGCGCCGCGAGCCGGAGGTGAAGCGGCACAACTGGCCCTACCTCGCCGAACGCGTGCCCGTCTTCCGCTGGCTGCGCAGGCAACCGCACCGCGCCTACCTCGTGCCGTACATCGAGGTCGTGGTCGACGCGGGGGAGGCCACCTTCGAGGAGGTCAGGGCGACGGTCGACGGCGTGCTCGCGGGACGCCTGCCGGACGTGCGGGTGACCGTGACCGGGCCGTGGGGACGGCTCCGCGGCGGGCGGCGCGACCCCCTCGGCGATCCGTCGCTCGACCTGCGCCTGATGCTGGCCTGCTACGAGGGGGAACCCCGGGTCCGGTTCCGGGAGACCGTACCGGACGACGCCTTCCCGGTGCCGTTCCGCTTCCACTGCCCGCCGGGCTGGGTCCCGTCGCGCGGCACCATCGGGGCGGTCGTCAAGCACGCCGACCGGCGGCGGCTGGGGATCGTCTCCCTCGCGCTGGACGAACGGGAGGACGGCGAGGTCGTCCACGCCCGGCTGGAGCGCACGGCCGCCGTCACCCGCGCCCGCCGCTGCGCCCGGCCGGGTGACGACCTCGGCGACCTGATCCACGAGATGTTCGGCACGGTCTGGGACGCCGGCGACAAGTGGGGGCTCCTGCCCGCCGGGAGTGCGGAGATCGCGAGCAGCACCGGTGGTGTCGCGGGTGCCGGGAGCACGGGGAACGCCGGGAGCGGGGCCTTGCCTGGTCCCGGCCGCGCCTGGACGGGTGGTTCCGGTGCGCCACCGGGCGCCGGGGGCAGTTCCGGCCGTTCCGGTTCCGGCCGTTTTGGGGCCCGTCGTTTCGGGGCGCGGCCGCTGCGCCGCACCGCCCGCCTGCTGCGCCGGCGCCTGCGCGCCCTCGTGCGAAAGGACCGCCCGTGCCCCGCATCAGTGTGATCGTCCCGATCTACGACGTGGAACCGTACCTCGCCGCCTGCCTGGCCTCGGTCGCCGCGCAGACCTGGGAGGACGTCGAGGTCGTCATGGTCGACGACGGATCGCCCGACGGCAGCGCCGCCATCGCCGCCGGGTTCGCCGCGAGGGACGCGCGGTTCCGGCTGGTCCGGCAGGCCAACGCCGGGCTCGGCGCGGCGCGCAACACGGGAGTGCGGCACGCGACCGGGGACCACCTCATGTTCCTCGACAGCGACGACCTGCTGCCCGCGCACGCCCTCGAATACCTCCTGGCGGCCCTGGAGCGGACCGGGTCCGATCTCGCCACCGGCAACGTGCTGCGGCTGGACGGCCGGGGCGCCCGCCAGTCGGCCATGCACCGGCCCGTCTTCGCCGACGCGGCGGACGCCACCCACATCACCCGCAGGCACGCGCTGCTCCGCGACCGCCTGGTCACCAACAAGCTCTGGCGCCGTTCGTTCTGGGACGCCCACGGCTTCGCCTTTCCCGAGGGCGTGCTGTACGAGGACATCGCGGTGGCGCTGCGCGCCCACTTCCTCGCGCGGTCGGCCGACGTGCTGCCCGCCCCGGTCTATCTCTGGCGGCGGCGCGAGGACGGCGGCCCCTCGGCCACTCCTTCGGTCGCCCTGTCGATCACGCAGGACAAGACGCGGGCCGGGCATCTGGAGGGCCGGTTCGCCGCCGTCACCGAGGTGCGCCGTTTCCTGAGCGAGCACCACTTCACCGCGCACATCCACGCCTGGGACCACGCCGTTCTCGACGCCGACCTGACGAACTTCCTCGACGTGCTCGACCAGGGTTCCCCCGCCTTCCAGGACCGCTTCCTCGACCTCGCGGGCCGCTATCTCGACGAGGTGGCGTCATGCGTGCTCGACGACCTGCCCGCCCTGCGGCGGGTGGAGTGGCACCTGGTGCGGGAACGCCGCCTCGCCGGCCTGCTGGACGTCCTGGCCTGGGACCGGGAGGTGGAGCCCGACCGGCGGCTCGTCCGCCGGATGGGCGGCCACCACCTGAACATCACCCTCGCGCGCGACGCCGAGCGCGACCCGGTGCGTGACCCGGTGCGTGATCCGGTGCGTGACATCCCGGCCGCCGTCACCAGGGCCAGGGACGAACTCGTCCCCCGGCACCGCGTCGACGCGATCCGGTGGGAGGACGGCGTGCTCGTGGTCGAGGGCCGGACGGCCCCGCCGTACCTCCGCCCGACCCGGCGCATCCACCAGCAGGTCTTCGCCGCGCTCGTCCACGAACGGACCGGACGCCGGATCCGGGTCCCGGCCGCCGTCACCAGGGCCCGGGTGACGGCGAAGGGCGCGGAACGGGACTGGGGCGGCTTCCGGCTCGCGATCGACCCCGGGGTGCTCGCCAGGCCGGGCCGGCTCGGGCGGTGGCACGTCGAGCTCCGGGTTCTCCACCGGGGGGTCGTCCGGCGTGGGCGGTTGTCCGATCCGCGCGCCGCCGCGGCCGTGGTGGAGGAGGCGGGCTACCGGAGCGTGGGCCCCGACCACTACGTCGCGCCGCTGCTCGGCGAGACGGGCGACCTGGTCCTGCGCGCCGTACGGGAGACCGCGCGGGTGGTCACCGGCGAGGTGCGCGACGGCCGCCTGCGGCTCGTGGGTCACGTCGTCAACGACCTCGGCCCGTGCCCGGTGCTCCAGGTCACCCGGCGTCCCGGGGGGATTCCCCGCACGTACCCCGTGAACGTCGACCGGCGCACGTTCGAGGCCGTGATCGATCTGCGCGACCTGCTGCCCGCGTCCCGGCACACGGTGCCGCCGGAGGTCGCCGTGCCGTACACGTGCTGGGAGGTCGAGGTGCGGGCCGCGGGCGGGGAGGCGACGCCGGTGACCGCCGCCGACGACGTGCCGCTCGGCCGGTACGGCCTGGCCGGGCCGGCCGGCCGGGAGATCGTCGTGTGCCGCGACCGGACCGGCGGCCTGGTCCTGCGCGACCAGCCCATGGCGGCGTACGCCGACCTCGCCGAGTGGCTGCCGGCTGGGCGAGGGGGAGGGGGCGAACTGCTCATCGAGGGCGGTCTCGCCGTGCCGCACGAGGTGTCCGCGCTGGTGGTGACCGCGCTCGACCCCGTCGTCACCGGGTACGGCGAGTGGTCGCTGCCGATCGAGGGCTCCGGAACCCGGTTCCGGGCGCGGCTCACGCCCGAGGAGGTCGCCGGCCCCGCCGGGCGGCTGCCACTGCCCCGCGGACGGTACGCGCTGTCGGTCCGCGCCCGCCCGGTTCCGGACCCCCAGGCATCGGGTTCGCTGGCATCGGGTTCGCAGGCATCGGCCGGGGCCGCCGGAAGGCCGGTCCCGCCGGTCCCGCCGGAACCGCTGGGGCCGCTGCGGCCGGTCGTGCCGTTCGAGCCGCTGACGCCCATTGTGCCCGTCGAACCGACTGTGCCTCTGGAGCCTCTGGGGCAGATCGAGCGGGCCGAGCCGGTGGACCTGCCGCTGGAGTTCGACACCGACGTGCCCGCGATCCACCAGACGGCCCGCCGTACGTTCGGAATCGTCGTGCCGGGCCGGGGCCGCGCCGTGCTGACGGTGAGCGGCGACCTGACCGCCGACGAGCGGGGAAAGAAGGCCCAGCGGACGCTGCGCACGCGGACGTACCCGCAGATGCGGGGACGGCCGCTACGCGACGCCGTCCTGTTCGACGGGGGAGGCGGCACCTGTTTCGGCGGCAGCCCGAGGGCGGTGTGCGAGGAACTGCGCCGGCGCGGGACGGATCTGCCGCTGCTGTGGAGCGTGCGGGACGGTCAGGTCGCCCTCCCGGGCGACGTCGAGCCGGTGCGGACGCAGGGGCGGGAGCACTACGAGGCCCTCGCCCGGTGCCGCTACATCGTCATCGACACGCCGCTGCCGCCGTGGTTCGAACGCAGGCCGGGTCAGGTGGTCGTACAGACCTGGCAGGGCCCTGCGACCACACTCGCCCTCGCCGCGCCCTCCACGACCAGTCCGGAGGCCGGACGGATGGCTTGCGCCGAGGGCTCCGTGGCCATTCCGGGGGATGGCGTCGCAGGCTTCGCACACGGATGGCCGGTCGGTGCCGAGTGCTTCGCGGCCGGTGCGGAAGGCGGCGTCGCGGGCCGTGTGGCCGGGCGACCGCCCGGCGCCGCGGACAGCGCGGCGGACGGCTCCGGCGGTGGCTTCGGGGCGGACCAGTGGACCCACCTCGTCAGCCCGGGTCCCTGGTGGACGCCCTGGCTGAGGCGGACGTTCGGCTTCGAGGGGGAGGTGCTGGGGACCGGCCTGCCGGGTGACGACCTTCTCGTGGGCCCGGGGGCGCGCGAACGCGCCGCCGAGGTGCGGCGCCGTCTCGGCCTGCCGGACGGCTGTACGGTCGTGCTGTACGTGCCGGGGGAGCACGTGGCGCTCGACCCCGGCCGGCTCGCCGCCGCCCTCCCAGGCGGCTGCACGCTGTTGGTCCGCAGGCCGTCATCGGCCGCCGCCCGTCCTTACGCGCGCTCCACGGACGGCTCGCACACCAGGCCCTGCGCCGGGTTCCCTGCCGGGGCCTCCGGTGGGGCCACCGACCCAGGACGCGGATCGTGGGGAGGGGCGGGCGGCGTCGTGGACGTCACCGGCCATCCGGATCCGCAGGAGCTGTTCCTCGCCGCCGACGTGCTGGTGACCGGGGACGTCGCGGCGATGGCCGAGTTCGCGGTCACGGGGCGTCCGATGCTCCTCCACCCCGGCGCGCCACACGACCTGTGCCTGCATCCCGAGGCGCCGGGCCCGACGCTGCGCGACGCCGGCGAGGTGGCCGACGCGCTCACCCACCTGGACGAGATCGCGGACAAGCACCGGGACGCGCTGGGCGCGTTCCTCCGCGGGTACCGCCCGGCGGCCGACGGGTACGCCGCCGCCCGGCTCGTGGACCTCGTGTTCCGCTGACCGCGCCGTCAGCCCGTCTGGCCCGCGCAGCCGCGCACGCCCTGTCGGGGATCACGGACGTGCCGGTCGGTCCGCTGCCCCTCGCGACGCACCACTCCGGACACCGCTTCGTCCGGGTGAAGCCGGGGGGTCGCGACCCTAGTACCATCCGGCTCGGCGGTGCGTGTCGAACGGCACATACTCGGGAGGGTCGGTGTGGGGAACCGGCAGGACCGGCTGACCCATGGCCGCCGAGGGCAGGAACACGGTCGCGTAACCGAGGCAGTGAACCTCGTCGCGCTGGTTGAGGCCGACGATCTCGACGGCCACCGCCGCGTACGGCACCGTTCGCCCCGCTGCATCCGTCTTCTTCGCGACGTACTTGCGGATCACCTTCCCCTTGTAGATCGCCGCGTCGCCGTAGAAGATCGGCCTGCGCATGGTGGTGTACATGCGGTGCACGAACGCGTTGTCGCCCGCCCAGTTGGTGAGCAGCCGGATCGGCGCCTGCGCGCGCTGAATGCCGAAGTCGAAGGGCAGCGGCTGGCACCGATAGGGCGCGAGATACCGGTCCTCGTGCTCGTCGTAGGGGGTGTAGGGCCATCCGGTCACGGGATGGGTCCGGGCGAAGGCCGGATTCTGGCGAGAGCGCCGGTAGGCGGGCCGGAACGCACGCACCAGGCGCGTGCCGTCCAGGGCGGCGAGGAGCCCGTGGTCCAGCGACTGATAGGTCAACGCGTCGCCGACGCTGTACGGCGGCTGCACGATGTTCGGCAGCTCTTCGCCCTCGTCGACTTCCTCCCAGGACAAGACGTGAGCGCCACGACGCTGCTCCTTCTCAAGCGCCTCGCCGAGTTTCTCGATCTCGGCGGACGAGTAGTGATGGGGCTCGCGGTCGTAGAGCATCCGCTCGCCCAGTCGCTCGACCGGCATCACGCGGGTCCCGCCCATCTGCTCCACCGGCAGATGGATGAGGCGTCCGTAGGCCTTCGCTTTCAGCGCACCGTAGTTGGTCCAGTAGAAGTTCTCGGAATGATGGAAGATGACCTTCCCCTGCCGCCCACGGGTGACGACGAGTTCGCGGGGGATCTTCGACGAGGTGAAACGCATTCCGGGACGCAGCACGTCGTAGAACTCCCACGCCACCCCCGACAGGAAGTTCGCCACGGGATATCCCTGCGGTCGCTGCGCGCCATGGTCGGCCGGAAATCGAACGTGGATGAGGATGGTCGGAGGGGCGATCTGACTGCCCAGCCAGGACCGTTCCCCATAGGCCGGATCCGTGTAGAGCGGGTTGTCCTCGCCGATGGCGTAGGCGTAACGCCGGATCAGATCCTCCGTCAGGATCAGGGCGCTGGGCACAGGGACGGCGTCGGGATCGAAGGGCGGAGCAGGATGCGGC is a window of Microbispora sp. NBC_01189 DNA encoding:
- a CDS encoding acyltransferase — protein: MSTAGTRLGRLAWLDALRGIGAMAVVGEHALPWVMPSLRPYWFSLGMYGVLVFFLVSGYIIPASLEKRGDVGAFWISRVFRLYPLYLLVIAFVLVMAVWVPVRQEVPRHPSAVAAHLSMLLDVVHIGAVADPMWTLSYEMVFYLLVTALFAGGMHRRSGTLAIVFGVVAVAAGLVLSAPLLPGHWPAVVAGVVFVAGLACLITGRFRTVAAYALGLMALVLLLFGSFVPWFGAAILAVMFTGTALYRWERGTAGLGPVAAAAVLVAAAPVWSAQAGWWWVQPGVWITTIALAGATFAIGMALRGRRVPGVLTWLGLISYSVYLLHHPLLKYLNALVGDLKSVPDTGRAALALGYLAVMLTLSWLTYRFVESPAQRLGRRITRRSSSPSHASGRDIPVPG
- a CDS encoding polysaccharide deacetylase family protein, encoding MAVRRLIPLAVACALATAAALPVPAHARAAREPFCATHKCIALTFDDGPGQYNQTLLKTLAKYKAKATFFLIGSEVKKHPKLTQGIAKAGHEIGNHSWDGRYLTELTYAEINKKIGDTQRIIQKTVGKAPVLFRAPGGLRNGGVEEITAKFGLIQIPGTTATKDYIKDYRNVGFLTSRALEVAGEGEVVLMHETVKETVESLPKVLKELTAQGYHFVTVSTLLEGEELIPGQVYPDPTRDSVTMIVE
- a CDS encoding glycosyl transferase family 2; this translates as MRRAATRSAWGTWIGFESCPSLLGRLVEGFSGPWTPLEDLPVPAPTQETAPTQETATSRGTGRGRKTGGVREAVSARKTVPVLETGCVVLAARSPADLRRAVPLRVLLPRAPRVRIAVADVPPWAGRPLPAAGQASCWRLLTGLRVARRGRGWHLEAAFAEPVAAGEILAHVAYGLFGTAGTTTPVAGLLGAGTADWRPGDANATLAPAGGPVPDRRDAPGCDLPVRAGASRVPPVDEAVVNPIGFRPHPEEGVAELTPHRDGFAVMCGSATLVRLPPGGRVTDVDIARLRDVRGVAVPTSAALISAGSASAGSTSSGPTSAGSASAGLAPVVARVVAALAAAGVPVLAEPDPARDEALGSAVAAVLATVTTEALACDLRREEISIRLRRTALREHGSAACWRRLAVGSGLSAPPQPRVSILLCTRRPEMLPFAVEQMERQRGVTAELIVGLHGFTAREAPLPRTSLPVTVIEAPATTPFGEVLNRMAGAASGSYLAKVDDDDWYGPGHLADLLLARLYSGADLVGSAAEFVYLEQLDVTIRRCIGTERFAPLVAGGTMLVTRAAFEAAGGFRPLPRTVDGQLLQAVEAAGGRIYRTHGFGYLLRRRSAYGHTWRQPVQSFLASYQEQWRGLVFNGLMKDGAPWRAEVRT
- a CDS encoding glycosyltransferase; amino-acid sequence: MTGGVRIPLNDYGVLGQPPAPGEWTPTLTVSVVIPAHRAEHTLPLTLASLARQTYPAHLTEVVVVDDGERPAPSPSPDARPSPDAWTAPSGWSVPSAWPVPERLRVVRPRAGAWGRASACAAGAEAAEGQVILYLDADLVLFPEHVEAQMRWHHLADHLVVLGHLRFVPGLDEIPASEVLAAVEAGAVDKLFAEEDTTPQWTEGRWDQTDDLRAAGFTAFSVMVGATASLPAALLRAAGGLDASLVLGEDTELGYRLAQAGAVFVPDRGARCWHLGRSTVMRREPEVKRHNWPYLAERVPVFRWLRRQPHRAYLVPYIEVVVDAGEATFEEVRATVDGVLAGRLPDVRVTVTGPWGRLRGGRRDPLGDPSLDLRLMLACYEGEPRVRFRETVPDDAFPVPFRFHCPPGWVPSRGTIGAVVKHADRRRLGIVSLALDEREDGEVVHARLERTAAVTRARRCARPGDDLGDLIHEMFGTVWDAGDKWGLLPAGSAEIASSTGGVAGAGSTGNAGSGALPGPGRAWTGGSGAPPGAGGSSGRSGSGRFGARRFGARPLRRTARLLRRRLRALVRKDRPCPASV